TGTAAACGGATTCATTCCACTTCTCCTTCGTCGTCGTCTTCAAAAGTTTCTGGTGGCGGGAGCATTTCAAATGCAACTTTGGCATTTTGCACTTTCTCGTTGATGACATCTTTTTTCAGTAAACCGTCGCGGAGGGTGATGGTCCTTCCGCTAAATGTGGCGATGTCGGGTTCGTGCGTCACGAAGGCAATGGTCTTCCCCTGACTGTGCAGTTCCTGGAATATCATCATGATTTCGTAACTCGTGCGGGTATCGAGGTTGCCGGTCGCTTCGTCGGCGAGAATAATTACGGGATCGTTCACGAGGGCTCGTGCAATGGCCACGCGTTGCTGCTGGCCGCCCGAGAGCTGGTTCGGCAAGTGGTTCATGCGGCTTTCGAGCCCGACCATCTTTAATGCTTCGATGGCGCGGTGGTGACGTTCCTCGGCAGAAATCTTGGAATTATATAATAGTGGTAGTTCCACGTTTTCGATGGCGGTCGTGCGGCTGAGCAGGTTGTAGCTCTGGAAAACGAACCCGAGCTTCTGGCTCCGGATGCGGGCGAGCGCATCGCGTTTTAATGTTTCGGTATGTTGGCCATCTAATATATAGTGTCCTGAAGTCGGGCGGTCCATGCACCCTAGTATGTTCAACATGGTAGACTTGCCGGAACCGGATGTACCCATGATGGTCACGAATTCGCCTGGATAAATATCAAAACTCACGCCGCGGAGGGCGTGTACAATTTCGTCGCCCATCTTGAAATCGCGACGCAGGTTTTGGACTGAAAGTATTGGTGAAACAGCTTGCATAAAGACCTTTTTTCTCGCTTCTTTAGATGCTCTAACCCGTTGATTGGGTTGCTTTTACGTCGCAAGTATATGAAATTTATCGGTTTCAGTGTTGAAACACTCTAAAAACATCAAAAAATCATATGATTGTTATGTTTCTGAACATAAACGTTAATTTTTTTTTTATTTTATATTCCGAATTGGACCACACTAGGTGGTTGGTTCATGTGTCCTTGGAGATTATTTGATGAATGAGAAAATGACTCAGAATGTTTCGAGTAAGTCAGATGATGACGAAATCGATATTCTTGAGATATTGGTGTATTTAAAAAGCAAGTGGAAATTCTTGCTCATTTTCTTGATTTTAGGTATTGGTTTCGGTGGCCTTTTTTCGATGTGGCTTCGTCCTTCTTTCAGAAGCGACATCCTTCTCCAGGTGAATGTTAAGGGAAACAAACAGGGTCTTGCCCTTGGTGAAATGGGCGCTCTGCTTGATGTTTCTACTCCGTCTGCTGCAGAAATGGAACTCCTCAAGAGCCGCGTTGTTCTCGACCAGGTCGTTGAAGATGAACGCCTCTGTTTTTCTGCTGTCCCGCTGAATAAGATGGACCGTCTCAAGCATCGTGAAGGTCGTATGGACCTTGAGCTTCTCTCGATTCCACGCGCCTTTGTCGAAGCTAAGGGTGAACTTATTGCTCGCGTAACGGCGGACTCTAGTGCATACGAAGTGCTCGGACTAGAGGGTGAGGTCGTGTTAAGTGGTTCTGTGGGCGAGACATACCGCAAACCGTTTGCCGGTGATACCTTGGTTATTTGCGTGAAGTCCTTGACTGCGACTGTTGGTCAGACGTTCTTGCTCAATGCTGTGCATCCGCAGACTGCTTCTGCAAGCCTTCTCAAAGGAATCAGCATTTCGGAAGAAGGTAAGAATTCCGGCATCATCAGAGTGTCGTTTGAACACCGCTATGCAGATCGCGTTGCTGCTATTTTGAACACTATAGCAAATACGTACTTGAAGCAGAATATCGAAATGCGCAGCGCCGAAGCTAAGAAAACCTTGGCGTTCCTCGAAGAACAGCTGCCGGGTGTCAAGGCCAAGCTCGATTCTGCCGAACAGAAGTTGACATCGTTCCGCCATGCCAATGGTACGATTGACCTTTCTGGTGAAACCCGCGTTCACTTGGAAAAGGATGTTTCCTTGCAACAGCGCCTGCTTGAACTTGAACAGAAAAAGCAGGAAGCATTGCGCTTGTTCCGCGCTGAACATCCGACGGTGCGTACGATTGAAGAACAGCAGTCCAGACTTCGCCGTGAAATCGCAAAGCAGCAGCGTTCTGCCGCAAGCTTGCCGGTTGTGCAGCAGGAAGTGCTTTCGTTGCAAGAAGAAGTTGAAGTCAACAACAAGCTTTATACAAACCTGTTGAACAATATCCAGCAGCTGCGCGTGGTGCAGGCGGGTGAAGTTGGCAACGTCCGCATTGTGGACCAGGCCTACGTTCCGCTTAAGCCGGCCAAGCCGAATCGCAAGCTGGTGTTCCTTGGCGTCGTTTTTGCATTCCTGCTTTTGGGTTGCTTCATTGTCTATGTCCGTCGCATGCTTTCGAATGGCGTCTGCAGCAGCAGCGAAGTTGAACAGGCGACAGGCATTGGCGTCTATGGCAAGCTCCCGATGCTCGATGGAAAGACGCAGAACGATGTGTATAAACCTTGCGTTTCCACGAATCCGGATGATCCGTTTGCGGAAGGTATTCGCGCTCTCCGTACGGCTCTCGAATTTTCTGTCTTCTCTGACGGCAAGAAGATTCTCATGGTTTCTGGCCTTGTGCAGGGTGTCGGTAAGTCTTTTGTCTCTACAAACCTTGCTGCATCTTTTGCCATGTCCGGCAAGAAGGTGTTGCTGGTCGATATGGACCTTCGTCGCGGTCATCTATTTAAGCACAGCCAGAAGGGCTTGTGCGAAATGCTCGAAAAAGAAGACTATAGCGATGAATATGTCGTTCATGTGATGGACAATTTCTACGTTTTGGGTTCAGGTGCTCGTGTCGTTAACCCGGGTGGACTCCTGAACAGCTCTAGATTTAGCGCTTTCCTTGATGCATTCAGGGATAAGTATGACTTGATTGTTCTGGATACTCCCCCGGTATTCCAGTGCAGTGACGCATTGCTTGTCGAAAAGCATGCGGACTATCTGTTGTGTGTTTTGAAGCATGCAGCTCATACCATTGAAAGCATCCAAGATGCCTTGAATACTTTTGACCGCAGTACGGAAACACCGTTACAGAAGGCTTTCGTCTTCAATAAGTGCGAACGTCATGCGGGGTACGGCTATGGTAGTTACGGCTACTATGGCTATCACAAGAAATATTAACCAATAACAAGGAGAATAGATGAAAAAAATAGTCGCAATGTCTCTCTTGGCCGGTAGCTTCGCTTTCGCGCAGTCCGGCCTGACGGGCGGAGCCGATGGTCTCAATCAAAAGACTGCTCAGACTCTTGGTCAGGGTGGTTTTGTCGCTACTGTCGGTGGCAATGTCTCTTATGACTCATGGTCACTCTCTCGTGGCGGCCAGATTTCCAAGGCTGGTCAGAAGGACACGTTCCATGGCAATGATGGAAGCCTTACGGGTTTCGTCAGCTTTGCTGGTGGTGCAACCGAATTCTTGGACATCGGTCTTACCCTCCCTCTCTACTACGACCATGCCAATGCTCACAAGATTCCGGAAGGTGACTTGTGGAAGGCTAGCCGTGGTGACCTCGAACTTTGGGCAAAGGCTAAGCTTCCGTTTGACGAAATGACGGACGGCGTTTTCAACGCAGCTGTTGCCGCTCAGTTCTACTTCCCGACTGGTGACAAGTCCGTCGGTGTTCGTCCGCGTCATGCTTGGTACTTGCACGCTGATGGTGGTGAAACCCATCCGTACACCCTCCGCAACATGGCTTTCGGCGGTGAATTGATCCTCACTCTCGACCTCCAGAAGGTTGGCGCTCCGCTTCGTTTCAACGGTAACGTCGGTTTCGTCGGCACCGTGACGAAGGGTTCTAACACCTTGGTCTACGGTGGTGGCATCAACGTCCTCCCGACCGATTGGATGGACTTCTTCATTGAAGCTAACGGTGAATTCCGTGTAGAAAAGGGTGCTTATCCGCGTGACCCGGGTTACGATCCGTTCACCCTCACTCCGGGTTTCCGTTTCCACCTCCCGGCAAACATCGACATCGCCCTCGGTCTCGATGTGGGCATCCGTGCACTCTCCAACTTCACTTGGAAGTACAAGGACGAAATGCACAGTGCTGAACTCTACCAGCTCCACTACGGTGACAAGCATGGTAACAAGATCGTTTACGGTTACACCCCGACTCCGCGCTATGCCGGTACCGCCGCCCTCTCTTGGCGCTTCGGTAACGTCCGTGGTGCTGACGAAGATAACGATGGCGTAGCAAACAATATCGACCAGTGCGCAGGCACTCCGGCTGGTGCTGTTGTTGACGCTAACGGCTGCCCGGTTGACGCCGACAACGACGGTGTCTTCGACGGTCTCGACCAGTGCGCTGAAACTCCGGCTGGTGCTGTGATTGACGCTGCTGGCTGCCCGGTTGACTCCGACAATGACGGTGTTGCTGATGGCATCGACCAGTGCGCTGAAACTCCGGCTGGCGTTGTTGTTGACGCTGCTGGCTGCCCGGTTGACTCTGATAAGGATGGCGTTGCCGACTACCTCGACAAGTGCCCGAACACTGCTACTGGTGCTCCGATCGACGCTGCTGGTTGCCCGCTCGATGGCGACAACGACGGTGTTGCTGATTACCTCGACCAGTGCGCTAATACTCCGGCTGGTGTTGCTGTTGACGCTAAGGGTTGCCCGGTTGACGCTGACAATGACGGCGTTGCTGACTACCTCGACAAGTGCCCGAACACTGCTGCTGGTCTCCCGGTCAATGCTGATGGCTGCAGCCCGGATACCGATAAGGACGGCATCGTTGACGCTCTCGACAAGTGCCCGAATACTCCGGAAGGCGTCTCTGTTGACGAAGTTGGTTGCCCGGTTGACTCCGACAAGGATGGCGTTGCCGATCACCTCGACAAGTGCCCGAACACCCTCGTTGGCGTTGCTGTTGATAAGAACGGCTGCCCGAACAAGAACCAGGATCTCGACAAGCTCAAGAAGGGTATCCAGTTCAAGTCCGGTTCTGCTAAGCTCACTGCAAGCAGCAACAAGACCTTGAACAACATCGCTAAGTTGCTCAAGAAGCTCCCGGCCGTTAACCTCGAAGTCCAGGGTCATACGGACGACAGCGGTAAGGAAGAAAAGAACAAGAAGATCTCCGAACAGCGTGCACAGGCTGTTGTCAAGTACCTCGTCAAGAAGGGCATTGACAGCGAACGTCTCCGCGCAGTCGGTTACGGTTCTGACAAGCCGATCGCTGATAACAAGACGAAGAAGGGCCGCAAGCTCAACCGCCGTGTTGAACTCGTTCCGTTCGAAAAGTAATCTTCGATCTTAACTGAGAACTAAAAAGGGGCGTCCGCAAGGACGCCCTTTTTGTATATGAAGAATGATATAAGCCGCTGCGTGTACTGCGCAATACAAAAGGCGCACGGATAACCCGTGCGCCTTTTCTAATAACTAGTAACTAAACTTTAAATTTTGGTAGCCCAAAATAACTGGATCCTTCGACTCTCCCTATTGGGGTCGCTCAGGATGACCGTTCCTAGTTCTGAATTACTTCTTAAACACCCACTTCTTATAGAGTGTGAAGCTTACGAGCACGTAAACGACATTTGCAACGAAGCTTGCGAATGTCGTCGGCTTCATGAACTTCGAAACGAATTCTGTGAAGCTTGCGCACCAAGCGGCGTTTTCGAGCACGTAAATGCTTCCTTTGAGGACCGCCAGGTTCACGAGATACGAGCAGAGGAATACGACGATGAATCTTATGACTTCGGCGCGCTTCTTGTTTGTGCTCTTGAAATTCCAGATGCGGTTCATGATGTAGCTGTTGAGCCCGCCGGCGACAAATCCCAAGAAGTTTGAAAGAACTACGTCCCAGTCTAAGACTTCGTGCAAAAGCCAGACTGTAAAGAATGTAATGGCGGTGTTCATTACACCGATAGCGTTGTATTTGATAAAATGTTTCACGGCGGTAAAAATACTATTTTTTGCTACGATATGACCTGGATTACAACTAAGAAATGCAGTGCTGCCAGCGCTGCAGATATGATTCGTAATGGCGATGTTCTCGGGGTTTCTGGATTTACTTTGGCTGGATACCCCAAAGCGGTTCCCTTGGCAATTGCTGCGCGCGCTGAAAAATTGCACGAAGCAGGTCAGGAATTTAAGGTAACGTTGTTTGCAGGTGCCTCGACGGGCGACAGTTGCGATGGGGCTCTTGCCCGCGCAAAGGCAATGTCTCTTCGCATGCCTTACCAGTCCAATCCGAGCTTGCGCAAGGCGATTAACGATGGCAGTATTCGTTACATTGACGCTCATCTCGGTAAGATGGGTTACCTTGTGCGTACTGGGGCTGTCCCTGCGCCGACGGTTGCAATTATAGAAGTTTCTGCAATTTTGCCGGATGGCCGTGTCTGCCTCTCGACTTCGGGCGGTAACTCCGTTTGCTATCTGGAAATGGCACCGAAGATTATTTTGGAATTGAATACACGCTTGGGCGATAGCTGCATCGGCATGCACGATAACGCTCTTCCGGAACTCCCACCGCATGCAAAACCGCTTGCGATTTACAGTGCCGGAGATCGCGTGGGTGGTGAATTTGTTCAGATTGACCCGAACAAGGTCATTGCGATTGTCGAAAACGAAGCATATGACGAAGTGACTCCGTTTGTGGAGCCAGATGAGGTTTCGAAGAACATCGGCGAACGCATCTTGGACTTTATCCGATTCGAAGAATCGCATGGCAGGCTCCCGAAGGGGCTTGCGTACCAGAGTGGCGTAGGCAAGGTTGCAAATGCGGTACTTTGCGCGATGGCTGACGATGACCGCCTGGGACAAATTGACCTTTACACTGAAGTGATTCAGGAAGCGGTGCTTCCGCTTTTGAAAAAGGGCAAGCTCGGCATCGCCTCTGGAACGGCCTTGACGCTTTCACAGGCGGCGCAGAAGGAATTTGTTGAAAACAGCGCTGAATGGAAAAAGCATTTCATTATCCGTCAGCAGGAAGTGAGCAACAGCCCTGACGTGATTCGCCGCTTGGGCGTGATTTCCATGAACACGGCTTTGGAAGCGGATATCTTTGGCAATGTGAATAGCTCGCTTGTTTGCGGTTCGGCAATGATGAACGGCATTGGCGGCTCGGCTGACTTTGCACGAAATTGCGCACTCGGATTTTTCCTCACGCCGTCTGTAGCGAAGGGCGGTGCGATTTCGAGTATTGTGCCTTACGTGAGCCATGTGGACCATACCGATCATGACACGCAGATTTTTGTGACGGAACAGGGCCTTGCAGACCTTCGCGGTTTGCCGGTCGAAGAACGTGCCCGCCTGATTATCAAGAACTGTGCCCACCCGGATTACCGCGATGCTCTCACGGATGTTCTGGAGTACGGTCTCAAGCATGCAAAGGGCGTCCATTTGCCGCTTGCGCTTTCCCGCGCTTTCGAAATGCACACCCGCTTCTTGGAAACAGGCAAGATGCTCTAAAAGTTCTTGATAGCTGATTGAACGGTCACTACAGATTGTATAATAAAGCACCTTTTTAAGGTGCTTTATTTTGTAATGTCCTATTGCGTAATTTGTGCAAAAATTATATTTTTGTTACGGGGTGTTTTCGTGTGGTAAAACTTGATGGTAAAGGGGTTTTTCTATGGGATTCTTTTTGCAAAAGAATTTTAGAGACCGTTCTTTTTGGTCTCGCGTAACATTTCCTGTTTTGTTGGCGACGCTCTTTGTAGCGTGTGGCGAAGACACCGTAAATAATTCAGACCAGTTTTCAAAAGATGATCCTGAGTTGTCTAGCGCCGATGATAGCGAAGTGTCCTCTTCTAGCGTAGCTTCTGGTAGCAAGCGCTCTTCGAGCAGTTCTAAGACTTCTGTCACGGATTCCCTTTCATCGCAGTCGGATGAAGATTTGGTAAACGACAGCCTGCTTGATGTCGCCTATGTTCTTGTGGATGGAACGGTTTCTGGAACGATTGCGTTAGACGGATTTGCAAAGTCGGCCAAGATCAACATGGTGCAGCTTGATTCTGCCGATGGCTACAAGGAAACGAAAATTGAATTTTCGGGTGATATCGGCAAGAATGGCGATTATGAAATCAAGAAGATCAACTTGCCTCAGCCTTATGTGATGTTCTCTGCAGAAGGTACGGTTGAAAATGTTGTCGATGGAAAGTCTTCTACCGTTACGCTTTCGACGCTAGGCGATATGACCTCTGGGGAAGTTTTCAACTTGAACTTGCTCACGACGCTTGAAGCGGAACGTACAAAGGAACTTTTGGGCGGAAAGAATAAAGCTTCGGTCGAAGCGACAAAGTACGAGGCCGCCGAAGACGTGTGGAACATGTTCCACCTGGAATCGATTGATTTCGATATTACCGAAAATATTCACGTATCGGATGCCGGTGAGTCTGGGGCTGCATTGCTTGCTGCTACGGTCTTGTTGCAGGCTGGCTCCGATGGCGATTTTGCGAAGTT
This genomic stretch from Fibrobacter sp. UWB16 harbors:
- a CDS encoding GtrA family protein, coding for MKHFIKYNAIGVMNTAITFFTVWLLHEVLDWDVVLSNFLGFVAGGLNSYIMNRIWNFKSTNKKRAEVIRFIVVFLCSYLVNLAVLKGSIYVLENAAWCASFTEFVSKFMKPTTFASFVANVVYVLVSFTLYKKWVFKK
- a CDS encoding acetyl-CoA hydrolase/transferase C-terminal domain-containing protein, translated to MTWITTKKCSAASAADMIRNGDVLGVSGFTLAGYPKAVPLAIAARAEKLHEAGQEFKVTLFAGASTGDSCDGALARAKAMSLRMPYQSNPSLRKAINDGSIRYIDAHLGKMGYLVRTGAVPAPTVAIIEVSAILPDGRVCLSTSGGNSVCYLEMAPKIILELNTRLGDSCIGMHDNALPELPPHAKPLAIYSAGDRVGGEFVQIDPNKVIAIVENEAYDEVTPFVEPDEVSKNIGERILDFIRFEESHGRLPKGLAYQSGVGKVANAVLCAMADDDRLGQIDLYTEVIQEAVLPLLKKGKLGIASGTALTLSQAAQKEFVENSAEWKKHFIIRQQEVSNSPDVIRRLGVISMNTALEADIFGNVNSSLVCGSAMMNGIGGSADFARNCALGFFLTPSVAKGGAISSIVPYVSHVDHTDHDTQIFVTEQGLADLRGLPVEERARLIIKNCAHPDYRDALTDVLEYGLKHAKGVHLPLALSRAFEMHTRFLETGKML
- a CDS encoding ABC transporter ATP-binding protein — translated: MQAVSPILSVQNLRRDFKMGDEIVHALRGVSFDIYPGEFVTIMGTSGSGKSTMLNILGCMDRPTSGHYILDGQHTETLKRDALARIRSQKLGFVFQSYNLLSRTTAIENVELPLLYNSKISAEERHHRAIEALKMVGLESRMNHLPNQLSGGQQQRVAIARALVNDPVIILADEATGNLDTRTSYEIMMIFQELHSQGKTIAFVTHEPDIATFSGRTITLRDGLLKKDVINEKVQNAKVAFEMLPPPETFEDDDEGEVE
- a CDS encoding polysaccharide biosynthesis tyrosine autokinase is translated as MNEKMTQNVSSKSDDDEIDILEILVYLKSKWKFLLIFLILGIGFGGLFSMWLRPSFRSDILLQVNVKGNKQGLALGEMGALLDVSTPSAAEMELLKSRVVLDQVVEDERLCFSAVPLNKMDRLKHREGRMDLELLSIPRAFVEAKGELIARVTADSSAYEVLGLEGEVVLSGSVGETYRKPFAGDTLVICVKSLTATVGQTFLLNAVHPQTASASLLKGISISEEGKNSGIIRVSFEHRYADRVAAILNTIANTYLKQNIEMRSAEAKKTLAFLEEQLPGVKAKLDSAEQKLTSFRHANGTIDLSGETRVHLEKDVSLQQRLLELEQKKQEALRLFRAEHPTVRTIEEQQSRLRREIAKQQRSAASLPVVQQEVLSLQEEVEVNNKLYTNLLNNIQQLRVVQAGEVGNVRIVDQAYVPLKPAKPNRKLVFLGVVFAFLLLGCFIVYVRRMLSNGVCSSSEVEQATGIGVYGKLPMLDGKTQNDVYKPCVSTNPDDPFAEGIRALRTALEFSVFSDGKKILMVSGLVQGVGKSFVSTNLAASFAMSGKKVLLVDMDLRRGHLFKHSQKGLCEMLEKEDYSDEYVVHVMDNFYVLGSGARVVNPGGLLNSSRFSAFLDAFRDKYDLIVLDTPPVFQCSDALLVEKHADYLLCVLKHAAHTIESIQDALNTFDRSTETPLQKAFVFNKCERHAGYGYGSYGYYGYHKKY
- a CDS encoding OmpA family protein codes for the protein MKKIVAMSLLAGSFAFAQSGLTGGADGLNQKTAQTLGQGGFVATVGGNVSYDSWSLSRGGQISKAGQKDTFHGNDGSLTGFVSFAGGATEFLDIGLTLPLYYDHANAHKIPEGDLWKASRGDLELWAKAKLPFDEMTDGVFNAAVAAQFYFPTGDKSVGVRPRHAWYLHADGGETHPYTLRNMAFGGELILTLDLQKVGAPLRFNGNVGFVGTVTKGSNTLVYGGGINVLPTDWMDFFIEANGEFRVEKGAYPRDPGYDPFTLTPGFRFHLPANIDIALGLDVGIRALSNFTWKYKDEMHSAELYQLHYGDKHGNKIVYGYTPTPRYAGTAALSWRFGNVRGADEDNDGVANNIDQCAGTPAGAVVDANGCPVDADNDGVFDGLDQCAETPAGAVIDAAGCPVDSDNDGVADGIDQCAETPAGVVVDAAGCPVDSDKDGVADYLDKCPNTATGAPIDAAGCPLDGDNDGVADYLDQCANTPAGVAVDAKGCPVDADNDGVADYLDKCPNTAAGLPVNADGCSPDTDKDGIVDALDKCPNTPEGVSVDEVGCPVDSDKDGVADHLDKCPNTLVGVAVDKNGCPNKNQDLDKLKKGIQFKSGSAKLTASSNKTLNNIAKLLKKLPAVNLEVQGHTDDSGKEEKNKKISEQRAQAVVKYLVKKGIDSERLRAVGYGSDKPIADNKTKKGRKLNRRVELVPFEK